A region of Colletotrichum higginsianum IMI 349063 chromosome 10, whole genome shotgun sequence DNA encodes the following proteins:
- a CDS encoding Aromatic prenyltransferase translates to MEVAVAVQPVSAIPAPAAAASSAISKDSVSEAQAQVVAANHDNNDADADALYWFRTSGQDLARMMYEANYPDETSNRFLTFYRDVVCPLLGGRPKPDSLPTAVGWDGNPFEYSFEFKGSTKKAGVRFVLDLSEVRPANRDYPLSLATVEKVLDVLSTKSPLYDDHWHRSLERWFVYSHKPSERQRELVAKVGYQTPTILGFDINPKITELAPALLPVMVKSYFPPCFVTEDRGFTRFRSLALGVRQLPDIGSHPNILLGLKMIEDFVADNPQYEGCGRGLSTDFVPAGQARLKVYLRYWGDSFDEIWDYYTLGGRIPIADLEDDKEKLRDLIQLSRGSEYPADKIRPETDAEKKRRAIFGTKPTSLYFSLTPEKPYPIPKLYFYPAFQAPNDEAIAQGIDAWLKRYDWYDGGKTLEQMVANVFDYRRLDEKPGIFTFLGVGRKENGDDSGLSLQVYVTPELYESPRY, encoded by the exons ATGGAGGTGGCCGTCGCAGTTCAGCCCGTATCAGCAATCCcagcgccagcagcagcagcatcatcagCAATCTCCAAAGACTCCGTCAGCGAGGCTCAGGCTcaggtcgtcgccgccaaccatgacaacaacgacgccgacgccgacgccctctACTGGTTCCGCACCAGCGGCCAGGACCTCGCGCGCATGATGTACGAGGCCAACTATCCTGACGAGACGTCGAACCGCTTCCTCACCTTTTACCGTGACGTCGTCTGCCCGCTGCTTGGCGGCCGGCCCAAGCCCGACTCGCTGCCGACGGCCGTGGGCTGGGACGGCAACCCGTTCGAGTACAGCTTCGAGTTCAAGGGCTCCaccaagaaggccggcgtccgcttcgtcctcgacctgAGCGAGGTCCGGCCCGCGAACCGGGACTACCCGCTGAGCCTGGCGACGGTCGAGAAGGTCCTGGACGTGCTGTCGACCAAGAGCCCGCTGTACGACGACCACTGGCACCGCTCCCTCGAGCGGTGGTTCGTCTACTCGCACAAGCCGTCCGAGAGGCAGCGGGAGCTCGTGGCAAAGGTCGGCTACCAGACGCCCACCatcctcggcttcgacatCAACCCCAAGATCACCGAGCTCGCGCCGGCCCTGCTCCCCGTCATGGTCAAGAGCTACTTCCCGCCGTGCTTCGTGACCGAGGACCGCGGCTTCACGCGGTTCCGgtccctcgccctcggcgtgcGCCAGCTGCCAGACATTGGCTCGCACCCCAACATCCTGCTGGGCCTCAAGATGATTGAGGACTTTGTGGCCGACAACCCGCAGTACGAGGGCTGCGGCCGCGGTCTCTCGACCGACTTCGTGCCGGCCGGCCAGGCGCGTCTGAAAGTCTACCTGCGGTACTGGGGCGACTCGTTCGACGAGATCTGGGATTACTACACGCTGGGTGGGCGCATCCCTATTGCCGACCTCGAagacgacaaggagaagctgcGCGACCTGATCCAGCTGTCCCGCGGCTCCGAGTACCCGGCGGACAAGATCCGGCCCGAGACGGAcgcggagaagaagcggcGCGCCATCTTCGGCACCAAGCCGACGTCGCTCTACTTCTCCCTGACGCCCGAGAAGCCGTACCCGATCCCCAAGCTGTACTTCTACCCGGCCTTCCAGGCGCCCAACGATGAGGCCATTGCGCAGGGTATCGACGCCTGGTTGAAGAGGTACGACTGGtacgacggcggcaagacgcTGGAGCAGATGGTGGCCAACGTATT TGACTACCGAAGACTTGATGAGAAACCCGGCATCTTCACCTTCCTGGGTGTCGGACGGAAGGAGAACGGCGATGACAGCGGGTTGAGTCTCCAGGTCTACGTGACGCCCGAGTTGTACGAGAGCCCGCGGTACTGA
- a CDS encoding Extracellular metalloprotease: MRLLRELTAALQGFSAQTAVAHGGFSCGTPNPSHDHFKIAHGLWRDEVVNGTLVIRSRASIVVDTYLHVLASSRSATGLHRQMAVLNANFGPHDISFRLQGVTRTVNAGWAAGGDELRMKRALRQGGYASLNVYFLGRSSGILGKCTFPQGASIGSNTFTLDGCTVASSTIPGGKGRNVNLGKTLTHETGHWLGLYHTFRGGCDGEGDLISDTPAQASPTRGCPPSRDSCPHKPGLDPIHNYMDYSIEEFTIGQRVRMHSFWRKYRLNAA, translated from the exons ATGCGACTCCTCCGTGAACTGACGGCCGCTTTGCAGGGCTTCTCCGCCCAAACTGCCGTGGCTCATGGTGGTTTTAGTTGCGGAACGCCGAACCCGTCGCACGATCATTTCAAAATCGCACACGGCCTGTGGAGGGATGAGGTCGTTAACGGCACCCTAGTCATACGCTCAAGAGCTAGTATTGTAGTAGACACATATCTTCATGTTCTAGCCTCGAGCCGCTCAGCTACCG GGCTCCACCGCCAGATGGCCGTTCTTAACGCAAACTTCGGACCTCACGATATCTCGTTCAGGCTACAGGGCGTGACACGCACTGTCAACGCCGGCTGggctgccggcggcgacgagctaCGTATGAAACGCGCCCTCCGCCAAGGGGGATACGCCAGCCTCAACGTCTACTTTCTAGGTCGCTCGTCAGGTATTTTAGGCAAGTGCACGTTCCCACAAGGAGCGTCTATAGGCTCGAATACCTTCACACTGGATGGCTGTACTGTGGCCTCGTCAACGATCCCAGGCGGGAAGGGTCGGAACGTTAACCTAGGGAAAACCCTCACGCACGAGACAGGCCACTGGCTCGGGCTTTACCACACGTTCCGAGGCGGTTGCGATGGCGAAGGGGATCTTATTTCGGATACGCCAGCTCAGGCCAGCCCCACGCGGGGTTGCCCCCCATCCCGTGACTCCTGTCCGCACAAGCCCGGCCTTGACCCAATACACAACTACATGGATTATTCGATTGA AGAGTTCACCATAGGTCAGCGTGTTCGTATGCACAGCTTCTGGCGAAAATATCGCCTGAACGCTGCATAA
- a CDS encoding EC36 protein, translated as MFSLLVLILPVSCVVIPLSQVEDSATKLLLDVAPVELDVALAVHEPLNTTSLAIIGPRDARTNPPCPPGQVFDRSICYTSGIISRYCNTVPQSPNGDRKEVFCANNEVCVQRLLSNGKPFADCQLISSLIQWRTDPIGSKEGCTTASSKRGKTHAMGTIVYDINEHPIQVGKIKYFGEPGDVPKGTSGTTNNFASESWDFDNGHFMRICITSMGNGNLNAFSWLI; from the exons ATGTTCTCTCTTCTTGTATTAATCCTTCCTGTCAGTTGTGTGGTCATTCCTCTCTCTCAAGTTGAAGACTCTGCTACTAAGCTCTTGCTTGATGTCGCCCCAGTAGAGCTGGATGTCGCCCTGGCAGTTCATGAACCGCTCAATACAACAAGCCTAGCAATCATTGGCCCCCGGGACGCCCGCACCAATCCACCGTGCCCACCTGGGCAGGTATTCGACCGATCAATCTGTTATACATCCGGGATCATATCTCGCTATTGTAACACGGTTCCTCAAAGTCCAAATGGGGACAGAAAGGAAGTTTTTTGTGCCAACAACGAAGTCTGTGTGCAGCGCCTGCTGAGCAACGGCAAACCTTTTGCAGATTGCCAGCTAATCAGTTCACTTATACAATGGAGGACAGACCCAATTGGGTCAAAGGAAGGCTGTACTACTGCAAGTAGTAAGCGAGGGAAAACTCACGCAATGGGAACGATTGTGTATGACATTAATGAGCATCCTATTCAAGTTGGCAAGATTAAGTACTTTGGAGAACCTGGCGATGTGCCAAAAGGTACTAGTGGAACAACAAATAACTTTGCTAGCGAAAGCTGGGATTTTGATAATGGACACTTTATGCGCa TTTGTATTACTTCTATGGGTAATGGAAACCTAAATGCCTTTTCTTGGCTTATTTAA
- a CDS encoding cytochrome P450, translating to MLFALSSALVLAAAVVVYRVRLHPLRAIPGPWYAAASSLFLWTICYLGIEGRVMRRLHEKHATAVLRVGPNSVSVSDSSAIHDIYVAGGGFLKDDRYRNFNLGPVETIFSTLDGAYRDRRAKAVAPLFSPAQIRAESGPRGSVGRHVDSFVAQLAELRRARVRTDLLDLCAKLSIDVVSDYLLGLPYGGLTEHAHLSLPDRQTREGKLSANEFVHAIVGFARFSLLPNSLFKLTYAVSQRLSHSVKVDESLARIGSFINSVMARVTDKNNTDNNSNNNNTNKTAGSRTHLYPDRLLAVGVSLPETAAQSKAILFAGADSTAVALATTLFHLARNTSARTRLLHEIRAAAAAGSSNKQPDLVFLRACVKEGLRLCMANPVRLTRVVPRAADLHVDGLRIPPGTTVGCAAYVMHHDPDVFPHPFSFKPERWLDDGSSAGLRRPAMEKSLMPFGHGLRACLGKNLAMHQLHQAVAAVIDAEILDGARTVQDEIEVVEWFNGDIKGHSVDIEW from the coding sequence ATGCTCTTCGCCCTCTCGTCGGCTCTcgtgctggccgccgccgtggtcGTCTACCGCGTGCGCCTCCACCCCCTCCGCGCCATCCCCGGCCCCTggtacgccgccgcctcgtccctGTTCCTCTGGACGATATGCTacctcggcatcgagggcCGCGTCATGCGCCGCCTGCATGAGAAGCACGCCACGGCCGTGCTCCGCGTCGGACCAAACTCCGTGTCTGTCTCGGACAGCAGCGCCATACACGACATctacgtcgccggcggcgggttcCTCAAGGACGACCGGTACCGCAACTTCAACCTCGGCCCCGTCGAGACCATCTTTTCcaccctcgacggcgcctACCGCGACCGCCGCGCAAAGGCCGTCGCGCCCTTGTTCTCGCCCGCCCAGATCCGCGCCGAGAGCGGCCCCCGCGGCTCCGTCGGCCGCCACGTCGACAGCTTCGTTGCgcagctggccgagctgCGCCGCGCCCGCGTCCGGACcgacctgctcgacctcTGCGCCAAGCTGTccatcgacgtcgtctccGACTACCTGCTCGGCCTGCCGTACGGCGGCCTGACCGAGCACGCCCACCTCAGCCTGCCCGACAGGCAGACGCGCGAGGGCAAGCTGAGCGCCAACGAGTTCGTCCACGCCATCGTCGGCTTCGCCCGCTTCTCCCTGCTGCCCAACAGCCTCTTCAAGCTCACCTACGCCGTGTCCCAGCGCCTCAGCCACAGCGTCAAGGTGGACGAGTCCCTCGCCAGGATCGGATCCTTTATCAACAGCGTCATGGCTCGCGTCACCGACAAGAACAACACtgacaacaacagcaacaacaacaataccAACAAGACGGCCGGTTCCAGAACACACCTCTACCCGGaccgcctcctcgccgtcggcgtctcgCTCCCCGAGACGGCCGCCCAGAGCAAAGCCATCctcttcgccggcgccgactcgaccgccgtcgccctcgccacgACCCTGTTCCATCTCGCCCGCAACACCTCCGCCCGCACCCGGCTGCTGCACGAgatccgcgccgccgcggccgccggcagcagcaacaagcaGCCCGACCTGGTCTTCCTGCGCGCCTGCGTCAAGGAAGGCCTGCGCCTGTGCATGGCGAACCCGGTGCGCCTCACGCGCGTCGTGCCCCGCGCCGCGGACCTgcacgtcgacggcctccgcATCCCCCCCGGGACCACCGTCGGCTGTGCGGCGTACGTCATGCATCACGATCCCGACGTCTTCCCGCACCCGTTCTCCTTCAAGCCCGAGCGCTGGCTCGACGATGGTTCCAGCGCCGGCTTGCGCCGTCCCGCCATGGAGAAGTCTCTGATGCCCTTCGGCCACGGTCTCCGCGCGTGCCTGGGCAAGAACCTGGCCATGCACCAGCTTCACcaggccgttgccgccgtgatcgacgccgagatcctcgacggGGCCCGCACCGTGCAAGACGAGATCGAGGTGGTGGAGTGGTTCAACGGGGATATAAAGGGACACAGCGTCGACATTGAGTGGTGA
- a CDS encoding Glucose-methanol-choline oxidoreductase, which translates to MHSLPSPSQLLTLGSSLLLSSTSLVSAAANPRSACSQADGVLGFDYVIVGGGTAGLVLANRLTEDAGVTVAVVEAGTLPEDVSGNWTQVPGYAGKFFSGAPEMSWGFQTTPQAGLNNSTAHYLRTKALGGCSNVNYMAYSHTTKGAHAAWAAAVNDESYSYENMLPYYRKTMKFSPPKESSRLANATVRYNEASVATSGAVDVTYPAYSQPWSTWVSKGLAAIGVNETDTFIDGTLIGHTWQMDTVRASDSHRSSSETAYLRPVLDRPNLAVFHYTTVERVLFSNKTATGVEFSSATTDSSCTGTISAAKEVILSAGAFQSPQLLQVSGVGPKDLLSKYGIPVVADVPAVGRGMRDHMTIFASYQVNVVTSSALSGADYLASAIDDFNTKGEGPLASSGGDLVGGEKIPDELRKNFADETVEYLSPYPADWPEVLYNVYPGGVTEAVANENFATLQATLMMPHSQGTVMIQSANISDAPAINPNWLTENSDMDVLVAGFKRVRQALESSAMAPVLVGGEVFPGPTVATDDDIRAYIRRSSSPIYHAFASNRMGNGTDPQAVVDSRGRVVGVSRLRVIDSSSFPFLPPTPAPQVQVYVLAEKLADDIKKTTY; encoded by the exons ATGCACTCTCTCCCTTCACCTAGTCAGCTCCTCACCCTGGGCTCGTCGCTGCTGCTTAGCAGTACGagtctcgtctcggccgccgccaatcCCCGTTCCGCATGCTCTCAAGCAgacggcgtgctcggttTCGACTATGTCATCGTCGGTggcggcaccgccggccTGGTCTTGGCCAACAGGCTGACAGAGGATGCCGGCGTGACTGTTGCCGTCGTGGAAGCGGGCACACTGCCCGAGGACGTCTCGGGGAACTGGACCCAGGTTCCGGGCTACGCCGGCAAGTTCTTCTCGGGTGCGCCCGAGATGTCTTGGGGCTTCCAAACGACCCCGCAAGCT GGACTCAACAACAGCACGGCGCACTACTTGCGAACGAAAGCA CTAGGTGGATGCAGCAACGTCAACTACATGGCGTACTCGCATACGACCAAGGGTGCTCACGCGGCCTGGGCAGCCGCGGTCAACGACGAGTCCTACTCGTACGAGAACATGCTGCCGTACTACCGAAAGACGATGAAGTTCTCGCCCCCTAAAGAGTCGTCTCGCCTGGCCAACGCCACGGTCCGATACAACGAGGCCAGCGTGGCCACCAGCGGCGCGGTGGACGTCACGTACCCGGCATACAGCCAGCCGTGGAGCACCTGGGTCTCCAAGGGGCTGGCGGCCATCGGAGTCAACGAGACCGACACCTTCATCGACGGAACCCTGATCGGTCACACCTGGCAGATGGACACGGTCCGGGCAAGCGACAGCCACCGAtcctcgtccgagacggCCTACCTGCGGCCCGTCTTGGACCGGCCCAacctcgccgtcttccaTTACACCACGGTCGAGCGCGTCCTGTTCAGCAACAAGACGGCCACGGGCGTCGAGTTCTCCTCCGCCACCACCGACTCCAGCTGCACCGGCACCATCtcggcggccaaggaggtCATCCTCTCGGCCGGCGCCTTCCAGTCGCctcagctgctgcaggtaTCGGGCGTCGGACCCAAGGACCTGCTGTCCAAGTACGGCatccccgtcgtcgccgacgtgccCGCCGTCGGCAGGGGCATGAGAGACCACATGACCATCTTCGCCTCGTACCAGGTCAACGTCGTCACCTCTTCGGCCTTGTCCGGCGCCGACTACCTGGCCAGCGCCATCGACGACTTCAACACCAAGGGAGAGGGCCCACTGGCAAGCTCGGGCGGTGACCTGGTTGGCGGAGAGAAGATCCCCGACGAGCTTCGAAAGAACTTTGCCGATGAGACGGTAGAGT ACCTATCCCCCTATCCCGCCGACTGGCCCGAGGTTCTCTACAACGTCTACCCCGGCGGCGTGACCGAGGCGGTGGCCAACGAGAACTTTGCCACGCTGCAGGCGACTCTGATGATGCCCCATTCCCAAGGCACCGTCATGATCCAGTCCGCCAACATAAGTGACGCCCCCGCCATCAACCCCAACTGGCTCACCGAGAACTCCGACAtggacgtcctcgtcgccggttTCAAGCGTGTCCGCCAGGCTCTCGAGTCCTCCGCCATGGcccccgtcctcgtcggcggcgaggtgttCCCGGGGCCCACGGTGgcgaccgacgacgacatccgcGCCTACATCAGGCGGTCCAGCAGTCCGATCTACCACGCCTTTGCCTCCAACAGGATGGGCAACGGCACAGACCCTCAAGCCGTCGTGGACAGTCGCGGCAGGGTTGTCGGTGTCTCCAGGC TGAGGGTTATCGATTCGTCTTCGTTCCCGTTCCTGCCACCCACTCCTGCGCCGCAAGTGCAAGTCT ATGTCTTGGCGGAGAAGCTGGCGGATGACATCAAGAAGACTACCTACTGA
- a CDS encoding O-methyltransferase: MPAQTITNGVNGVNGHGLASKHDNIIQTLNGINADSFENDGQRIEAVTAAYALVARLETPWDFVLRLVMGQPALGAALKVAMDLQLFHEWHTAGDGEKTLAQIQELVPKIETKLLSRILRHLAANHVLEEPSAGVFKPTALSVSFTKPVFGEWINHLRSYDATLPCFFKMPRHLAQTKYRNPVDPEDGIFQYAKDCRGLDMFHFYQQDENRAEGESFNHVMGGVMATQAGWLDIFPHDTLLATARPDGPVLVDVGGSIGHDMERFRAAHPHVAARLYVEDLPEVVKLSKCPDPVNKLGHDFFTPQPIKGARAYYMHGVLHDWSDEPARKILEMQRDALTPGYSSLLIHDHIAPETVAHPHTTAYDLTMMVMVAGEERTETHWRALLKSAGYRVVKIWSSPLAVQRIIEAELDV; this comes from the exons ATGCCGGCCCAGACCATCACGAacggcgtcaacggcgtcaaCGGCCACGGCCTGGCCTCAAAACACGACAACATCATCCAGACGCTCAACGGCATCAATGCGGACTCGTTTGAGAACGATGGCCAGCGCATCGAAGCCGTCACGGCCGCGTACGCCCTGGTGGCGCGCCTCGAAACGCCATGGGACTTTGTGCTGAGGCTTGTCATGGGCCAG CCCGCTCTCGGCGCCGCGCTCAAGGTCGCCATGGATCTGCAACTCTTCCACGAGTGGCACAcggccggcgacggagagAAGACGCTCGCGCAGATCCAAGAGCTGGTGCCCAAAATCGAAACCAAGCTGCTTT CCCGGATCCTGCGGCACTTGGCGGCGAACCACGTTCTGGAGGAGCCGTCGGCGGGTGTCTTTAAGCCGACGGCGCTCTCCGTCTCTTTTACCAAGCCCGTGTTTGGCGAGTGGATCAACCATCT GCGCAGCTACGATGCCACGCTCCCCTGCTTCTTCAAGATGCCGCGCCACCTCGCCCAGACAAAGTACCGCAACCCCGTGGATCCCGAGGACGGCATCTTCCAGTACGCAAAGGACTgccgcggcctcgacatGTTCCACTTCTACCAGCAGGACGAGAAccgcgccgagggcgagtcCTTCAACCACGTCATGGGCGGCGTCATGGCCACCCAGGCCGGCTGGCTCGACATCTTCCCCCACGACACGCTGCTGGCCACGGCCCGGCCCGACGGTCCCgtgctcgtcgacgtcggcggcagcatcggCCACGACATGGAGCGCTTCCGCGCCGCCCATCCgcacgtcgccgcccgcctgTACGTCGAGGACCTGCCCGAGGTCGTCAAGCTGTCCAAGTGCCCGGATCCCGTCAACAAGCTGGGCCATGACTTTTTCACGCCCCAGCCCATCAAGG GAGCCCGCGCCTACTACATGCACGGCGTGCTGCACGACTGGTCCGACGAGCCGGCGCGCAAGATCCTCGAGATGCAGCGCGACGCCCTGACGCCCGGCTACAGCAGCCTGCTGATCCACGACCACATCGCGCCCGAGACCGTCGCGCACCCGCACACCACGGCCTACGACCTGACCATGATGGTCATggtggccggcgaggagcgcACCGAGACGCACTGGCGCGCCCTGCTGAAGTCGGCCGGCTACCGCGTCGTCAAGATCTGGTCGTCGCCGCTGGCCGTGCAGCGCATCATCGAGGCGGAGCTCGACGTGTAG